acagtggttgtagagaaggtctctctaaattgtcattggctgctagaatgatgaatattaaaactgatcacaatctacctgaaagttgcatgaacgaatgggcagatttatttaaagagtatttgccggaagacaatgagtctgctgattcttattatgagattcagaaactggtttatagtcttgggttgccttcggagatgatagatgtttgcatcgacaactgcatgatctactggggagatgatgagaagttggaagaatgtcgattctgcaagaaaccacgattcaagccgcaaggaaggggacgtaatagggtaccgtaccaaaggatgtggtacctaccaattacagatagattgaaaagattgtaccaatcggagcagactgctggaaagatgaggtggcatgccgagcatactcagacggatggtgagatgactcatccatcagatgcaagagcctggaaacattttaacaaagtacatccgaatttcgctagcaatagccggaatgtgtacctcggattatgcacagatggatttagtccatttggaatgtcagggagacaatattcattgtggcctgtctttcttacgccatacaacctgccaccggagatgtgcatgcaacgggagtttttattcttgaccatattaatacccggtccgaagcatccaaaaaggtcacttgatgttttcctacaaccactgataaaagagttgaaggatttgtggtcaacaggggtgaggacgtatgactgctcaacgaagaagaattttacgatgcgagctatgcttttgtggaccataagtgactttcctgcctatgggatgttgtctggatggactacacatgggagattagcttgtccatattgtaatggaacgacagatgcatttcaactgaagaatggtagaaagacaagttggttcgattgtcaccgtcgatttcttccagttggccatccgtaccgaagaaacaagaatttgtttaggcacaaaaaggttgtgagagacactcctcctccatatctaactggagaacaaattgaagcgcaaatcgactactacggagctaacgaaacagttcgctggggtggtaattggcatgtccctcgtaatatgcctgattcttacggtgttcatcacaactggcacaagaagagtatattttgggagttaccatattggaaggatctccttctgcgccacaaccttgatgtgatgcatatagagaagaatttctttgagaacatcatgaatacaatattgaatgtcccagggaagacaaaagacaacataaaatcgaggttggacttgccggatatttgctcaagaagtgagttacatataaaaagcaatggccaagttcccgttccaatttttagattgtcttcagaaaaaaagtcggttttgttcaattgggtggcatcagaagtgaagttccctgatgggtatgtttcaaatctttcaagatgtgttgaaaagggtcaaaagttctccgggatgaagagtcatgattgtcatgtctttatgcaacgacttctgccatttgcatttgcggagctacttccaacaaacgtacatgaagcacttgcaggtagtttacaataggacaataatattaaattggtttagtttacaataatagtatttgactaacaatgtgtttaattgtttttggaataggcattggagcatttttcagggatttgagcacacgcactcttaaagaagaagtcgtagaacagcttcaggagaacattcctatcttattgtgcaacttggagaagatatttcctccaggcttttttgacgtgatggagcatctagctatccacctcccatatgaggcattgcttcgtggaccggtacattacggatggatgtatcagtacgagcgagccatgaaatatttgaagggaaaagcaaagaacctcgccaaagttgaaggttctataattgctggaagtttgacagaagaagtttctcacttcacatcgtactactttgcgtcaaaagtacgtacacgaagaagagctccaagaagatatgatgatggtggcgttgcgcccacatatgcagttgttggtgttccagaaatctttagccagattggacgacttggtgggaaatcaaaacaggtttggtggtcgagtgaagaagacgctcatagtgcacacacctatattctactcaattgcgaggatccattgatgcgttattttgaaaggtaacttaaattgagtatacattatataattgagagagattaattcatgtaaaatgtgaatttacagcatgtttgtttcacaagtcgaagaaacatttcctggtatatccacaagtgacgtagacaaaagaaaagatcaacactttgttaagtggttgaagaatcaggtattaatcaaatacttttaaaattttcatacatgaatgatttgtatttcaacgttctttttatttttaaataggttgattatgacgacgatgcagattatcctaagtggttacacgaagtaattcaatctccacttgtaaaggtcaccacatcacagatgtatttcacacgaggctatacttttcacacatatgagtatggtaaacagcgggcaaccagtaactatggaatttgtgtgaaaggagaaacagatttctacggaatcttgacggagattattgaagtcgaattcccagggatattgaagctaaaatgcgtcctcttcaagtgtgaatggttcgaccccgtcgtcaatagaggtgttcggttgaacaaattcggtgtagtagatgtcaacggtggccggaggtacaacaaattcgagcccttcatcttagcttcacaagcagaccaagttagcttccttccatacccacggatgagagagtcgggtataaattggttagccgtgatcaaagttacacctcgaggacgaatcatcgtaggagaagaaccaccattgcaagaagaacaaataaatgaagttcatgaacctgaacaagaaattgatgacatccttctcattgatccgcataatcacgagtatgaagatcttaccgaagatcccacggaggaagctgttgaagacgagtttcatgtaaatgatgatgtttcaagtgatgacgagaatgtcgatgaatccgattaatgtatttcatatttgtatgagtttgatttattatatataattaaagataatgggagtttatttataaataagatatcgacattaattataagtaaaggaattgtgtttttataattttcggtttggattagaatgaattgcttgaggttaaaggatagaagtgtttgatatatgaagtagaagataaagaagatgtggtttgggatttggggtttcgttttaggggtttagagacagtcgtcgtactttccacgttatctcacgggaattttacgacgatttataatacattacctcgcatattccacggtaacagtaaacgtcgtaagagcctcgttaacttacgtggaataagagacgatttataattaaaaaagcggacctcgcttattccacgtaagactaaaacgtcgtaagagcctcgttaacttacgtggaatgagcgaggttagcttttttattttacttttcgtcgttaattcgtcggtaaatatactaaaatgaaacccaaatccctaaaccccaaatgtgcaaaccctaaaactccccatcctacttcatataaactaaaaaaaaattaattttcaattttttttttatgtttttaaacctttcatatatgatttgtagagtgtgtttgatttgttgtgtgatatgtcaaattcaaaatttgtaaaattgttttccaacgtattaaacctttcaaattcaaaaaaatatatatattgaagttaaagggttagaaatatatgaagtataagataagaaatataaggaagatagggtttgaggtttggagataagaaagatagggtttgaggtttggggtttaaaattttaggggttagcaaaaaaagcctcgctatttgcacgtaaaatcgatgataaaaacaaaaatcgtcgcaagaacgacgttaaataaaacacgggcctctgtatatcctcgttaatttgcttgggccttgcgacgaaacaaaagacgggcccacgtaaaatcgatgataaaacaaaaatcgtcgcaagaacgacgttaaataaaagacgggcctctgtatatcctcgttaatttgcttgggccttgcgacaaaacgaaagacgggcctctgtctttcctcgttattttgcgacgaattgtcgacgaacactaatcctatatataggcgaaaccgcagccctcttcatttcctctctaattcctctctagagCCTTTCTATTTCCTCTCAACATGgtaactctctttcctctctaagtagtttagggaatttagattaggtggttagtttagggaatttagtttacgaaattagtttacaaaatttaggtttcctcattttattaattacgtagttaatactgttcataattttttatttactcttgaatttaatttagaaatttaaattttgcagactattcgtaggcaccagcgtagtgctcactactcgcagatgttcggtccaccgggtagtcggttagacccgtcttcacttcccggttcttcttcagctcctggttcttcgggtcagcaggagaccgtccccgagactcaatcttctcagagagtctcgccttcttctacggcatcgccatcagttcctcatgtgcctcctccggtagctcctcctccgatgccagctcctcatgtgcctcctcagatgcccgcccatcaggttcatgctgatttgatggtgccagcgagttgtccttactctcagtacactgttgaggacattctcggtttgccaggcagagaaggcttaccgatcatagaccccgaccgacctgaaggaactctttggtatgtatgttacatttattttttaaaattcatttgtgactttaataaatatttaaaactttgaatttgttttttttttccaggtttggggttgataactgccttgcaacagaagtaaccgagacgattaaaggttacttctccatggcacatcccaactggaaatccactccgatctacatcagaaggacgtggttcaagatttacgctgtaagtttttacaatttattcctgatttatatttttttaaattttatttttctaaactaattattaatgtttttttttttgcagcaaaaatttaattggtccatgggggtcactgagaaggtgcggaaagagtttatcgacaaggcgaagaaacgtttgttggacacggtctccaactggaagggtgactggatcgtgaagggctatgagcggggcaaaccctcaaccatcaccacggacgtgtgggatggcctcatccgttactggagggatcctgatgccatgagagtcgcccagtcttgctccgcctcccgtaactcggtagatgagcatggccacagggcgatgcaacatagtacgggccaaaaaccacacgcccgcgtccgtttggaaatggtacgtaatttaaatatttaactttttgatttttaatatatatatatatatatataataaaaactttcttaactatttttaggccaaggagttgggacgtttaccgactcttatggaacttttcgatcggacccacaaaaacaaggcgggcgcatttgtagatgagaggtctgagaagatctacaatgatgtggcagctcgtattgacgagcgtgagacccagctggcgcaggagtccgccgacggattacccgtcgtcttatccacaatagaagtggatagaatttacgaggaggtaaattttatataaattttttattaattccattttactttaaaatttaaattttaatatatattttattgttttttaaggtcgctcctaagaaaaagggacgtgtgttggggattggttccgtcaacgatgttccgagagcgacttcctcttatggccagagacgggatgatgaagtctctcagctgcgcgacgtgttggagacgacacaacatcagctgtcgtcgacacaaaacgagttggcctcgacaaaatcgtcgttcacagctcgtatgactggtctcgagaacttcttggacgtcatagcggccacaaatccggaatgggaggccatgttcaggaccatgagacaacaaaaccccattccaggcgagacatccgtgcaagtcaacgaggaagatctctcgagaaggagcgaggaattctacgacgcggcaatgcagcattagttttttttttgttattgtattttaaaattcaaaacttatttatatattatataatttcattttaattcggccaaaaaaatttttctattcgatttaatttcaattaaaattttattaataaattaaataaatataatttttatttataaattcagtaaatagaaaacaaagtaatttcgtcgctaattcccgatgtattaacgaggaaaattaacgacgaaatatcGAGGAACAATTATcgaggattttacgtggatttacttacgattctattacgacgaattattTTCGTGTTTCTTACGtttttattacgacgaatttatttagaggtttttgcgtgtcttttacgacgaatcatttacgagtttcttacgaggaagcacaacgaccgcgttacgtggaaaccccacgtggtctttacgacgaaaacttaattcttctttacgaggaaaatataacctcgctaattaacgaggaaatggcgacgaatcttctcttacgacaatcatataacgacgaaatgcctttcatcgccatttcctcgtaagccttcttttccgaggaaataacgacgattttggccgtcgttaaatttgtgttttcttgtagtgattgtaTTTAATGGTTTTGGTTCTTCTTGATATAAATACATCGCTAATTAATTCATTATGTGTATACAAATTACATGCTATGAACATAGAAATCAATATAATATGAGATACGATGACCTTCATCGCTTTTTTCAACTGCATCTTCGAATTTCTCTATTGAATTTTAAAGGTAGTTATGATTCTTTTATCGTTGTTTCGTTTTGAAAGATTTATTTCAATTCCATCTCTACTTCGATAAGAGGCTATGGATCTCtgtaatattttcttatgtAGTAAATGCCTCCATGATAATTAAAACATAACTTTCTTCTAAATATAATTGCCTAATTAATAAAGGCTCTTGAAGCAAAGTGCTGAAACAAAGATCCGTTTTTTACTCCCTTCGTTCTAttaagatagatttttttttaaaaaaaaattgtttctcaaagatgtatttttttgtgttttctatgaaaaattgtaaactttaaaaaaattaattgattttattgaattactattggctaaaaattattgaaaattaaaaattatagaaaacaatacatttattatggtgTGTGAAAATACTAGAAATTCTATCTTCGTGGAACAGAACGAGTATTTCATTGCTTTGGAGTCAGTGACAAAGTCACACTCAAACAAGGAACTGAAACAAAGATGAAATCGACAAACTGATGAGGATTTAGTATTATATACAACACATTTTATTTGCAAAACTCAATAATCCAGCAGTGGTAAGCTTGACAAACGAACTTGCAATGAGTAAAGCCTGCTTCCATGGCTAAAGCTTCAAACTCAGCTCGTGATCTCTCTTTTCCCCCGGAACATTGTGTGAACATCAACATGTCCATATCAAAGGCAATGTTCGCGTTGATATCTCCATTCTCAGCGTCATCAGGAGTGACTAGTTCTATGACAACAACTTTACCGTTCTCCGGTAGTGATTTCCAGCAATTCTTAAGAATCTTAACGCAATCTTCGTCAGTCCAATCATGAAGTATACgctgaaaaataatataaaccaacaaagtaaatacataatactaattaaatacacacatttaaaaaaaaacatgagttaTAAGATAGTCATAGAACTTACTTTCAGGATCATGGCATCTCCTTTTGGAACATCTACGAACATATCTCCGGGGACATGTTCCACCCCAGGGTAAGAAGGTGCTTGTGCCAAGGCACAAGTCAGATCAAAGTTGATACCCTTAATATTTGGATACTTAGAAGTAACAACTCCAAGGGTGTTACCAACCCCACCTCCAACATCAACCAACACATTCACATCTTTGAAGCCTTGGTAAACTTCAAGAGCCTTCTTCACAACCGCAATTGTAAATCCGGTTTGGTTAAAGAGCTTGCTAAATCTCTCATCTGATCCCATATAGTCGAAGAGTTTCATGCCACCATGTGCACGGCCAAATGCATCTCCTCCTTCTAGCACCACATCTTTTAATTGTGCCCTGCAATTAATGTACCAATAAAGTAAGATTTCATAGCGTTTAAAAATTAGACATTAAAAACCGAACGTATTTGTTACTAaagataaattttgaaaattaccaAGTATTGAGGAAGACACTGTCGAAATTGACAATGACTTGAGAAGCAAGGGATCCAATATCTTGAATGTTATCTTTCAAGAAAAATCTGCAAATTGGCTCGGCTCTATAGACTCTCTCTACCTTCCCGGATGAGACCTTACCGCATTTGACCATGGAGTAGCTAGCAAGTAGACGAAGCATCCGGTCCAACAAAACCGGGGCCTCAGGGTTACGTGGTGTAGTTGGTAGCCTACTCGCTATCTCAGATGGTGAGAGGAACGAGTTGGTGCGAGCTGCTTCGGCGTAAAGAGTGTCAAAAACACCGAGCTCGAGAGCAGCTTTAAGAACCATTGGGAAGGCTGCGGCATTGGCTAGTCTCACGGCCATCAAACCCAactcattatcatcatcaataACAGTTTGGGTATTGGAGTTAGCGCTTAAGGTTTCTTCAATAAGGATtcccattcttttttttcttttttctttctttattgtcCTTGAATGTAACTTGGTGATCACACTGATCAGAGGCGAGGAAATCAAAGAAGTctgtgtgtatgtgtgttttcttgtaatgTTGAAGATGGTGATGATTTTGATGGATCTTGGTTTATCCTTCTTATGGCTCAGGCTTAGccttcttattatttattttattttaaaataattaatttaattctaTTGTCGGGTGCAggtccacatggctggctgaaTAGTCTGAGTCTCTATGTGGAAAAGTAAAAAGCCAATAGTGGCGG
This region of Brassica napus cultivar Da-Ae chromosome C5, Da-Ae, whole genome shotgun sequence genomic DNA includes:
- the LOC106410683 gene encoding indole glucosinolate O-methyltransferase 4, which produces MGILIEETLSANSNTQTVIDDDNELGLMAVRLANAAAFPMVLKAALELGVFDTLYAEAARTNSFLSPSEIASRLPTTPRNPEAPVLLDRMLRLLASYSMVKCGKVSSGKVERVYRAEPICRFFLKDNIQDIGSLASQVIVNFDSVFLNTWAQLKDVVLEGGDAFGRAHGGMKLFDYMGSDERFSKLFNQTGFTIAVVKKALEVYQGFKDVNVLVDVGGGVGNTLGVVTSKYPNIKGINFDLTCALAQAPSYPGVEHVPGDMFVDVPKGDAMILKRILHDWTDEDCVKILKNCWKSLPENGKVVVIELVTPDDAENGDINANIAFDMDMLMFTQCSGGKERSRAEFEALAMEAGFTHCKFVCQAYHCWIIEFCK